The genomic interval GAGAGGGGGTACGACAGACCCGCCTCGATGGTGCCGTTGCCGTCGCCCTTCGCGGCCGCTCCGTCGGCGGTCGAGGAGGGCCCGCCGCAAGCCGAGAGGCCTGCCGTGATGGCGGCTGCCGCGCCGAGGGCACTGGTGTAACGCAGAAAGGTGCGGCGCTCGACGCCGGCTGGCCTCAGCTCGGGCACGGGTCCTCCAAGGGACGTTGGTGAGGAATGGGTGGAGAACGGATTTTCGAAGGCTATCGGGACGCCTGTGCGGCGGGAGCATCAGACGTCAGATGTCTGATGCCTTGATAGCGTGGGAACGTAGCTTGACAATCGAGAGGGGTCAAGAGGTGGGGAGTTCACCTATGTCCGGCGCGAGACCCGGTCGCACCCTGCTGCGGCAGGAGGTCGTCGAGGGCATCAAGCGGTACATCCTCGACGAACGGCTGCGCCCGGGGGACCCGTTGCCGACGGAACCGGCCCTGTGCGAGGCGCTCGGCGCCAGCCGCTCCAGCGTCCGGGAGGCCGTCAAGATCCTCGCCGCCCTCGACATCGTCGAGGTCCGTCACGGCCACGGGACGTACGTCGGACGGCTGAGCCTGTCGGCGCTGGTGGAGAGCCTCACCTTCCGGGGCCTGCTCTCGCCCGACGACGACTTCCAGGTGATGGCCGACCTCGTCGACGTGCGCGAGCTCTTCGAGCGGGGCATGGCCGACCGGATCATCTCCTCGCTGGACGCCGGGGAGCTGGACCGGCTGGACGGCCTGGTGGCGACCATGCGCGAGACCGGTGTGGGCGACGGGCACGGCTTCGTCGCGGCGGACCGGGCCTTCCACGCGCTGCTCGTGGCGCCGCTCGGCAACGACCTGATCGGTCAGCTCTCGATGGCCTTCTGGGACGTCTACACGATCGTCGCGCCGCATCTGCAGGGGTTCACGCACGCCGACGAGGCGGAGACCGTCGCCGCCCACCAGAACATCGTGGACGCGGCCCGCGCGGGCGACGTCACCGCGTTCCTGAAGGCCCTCGGCGAGCACTACGCCCCGGTCAGACGCCGGATCGCCGAGGCCAGGGCGCGAGGTGGGGGCGAGGGCTGATCGCGGCCGCCGCCCTCCTGCCCGGCCCTCTAGGTCCTGTCGTCAAACTCCCGTCGTCGCCCGGAGGGCGGCCCTGCGGGGTCAGGTGCGTGCTCTCGGTGTGCCGGGCGCACGTCCGCGTACTGGACGTACTCGGGCGTGGGCCCGGTGCGGCGAGAGTGCGTGCATGGCGCCGCGGGGCAGATGGGAGTTTGACGACAGGGCCTAGGCGAGGGCGTGGGGCGGCCCGGCTCTTGACGGGCGGCCCCACGGCTCCCTACGGTCTGGTTTGCCATCAGGACATCTGACGTCTTCTGTCCTGTCGCTTTCCTCGTCCCCTCCAGGAGGGCACCGCCATGCCGTCGGCCGATCTCACGCTCGCGGAATGCCGCGCCTACCGGCCCGAACTGCCGCTTCCCGACGGGTTCGACGCCTTCTGGTCCGACACCCTGGACGAGAAGGGCCCCGGCGGCGCACCGGACCGGCGACCCCGGTTCGACGAGGTCGACAGCGGCCTGGTCCAGGTCCGCTGTTACGACGTGAGCGTCCCGGGCTACGACGGCCGTCCCGTACGGGGGTGGCTGCGGATGCCGGCCGGTGCCACCGGGCCGCTCGGCTGCGTCGTGGAGTTCCTCGGGTACGGGCGCGGCCGGGGCCTGGCCCACGAGCAGCTCATGTGGGCCTGCGCCGGATACGCGCACCTGGTCATGGACACCCGCGGCCAGGGCTGGTCCTCGGCGACCGGCTCGACCCCCGACACGGACCCGGGATCGGCCGGCGCCGTGCCGGGCTTCCTGACGCGGGGCGTCGAGAGCCCCGGAACGCACTACTACCGGCGGGTGTTCACCGACGCGGTCCGCTGCGTGCAGGCGATGCGCGAGCACCCCGAGGTCGACCCCGCCCGCATCGTGGTGACCGGGGTCAGCCAGGGCGGAGGCATCGCGCTGGCCGTGGCCGGGCTCGTGCCGGGGCTCGCCGGAGTGATGCCGGACGTGCCGTTCCTGTGCAACATCCCCCGGGCCGCACGGATCGCCGCGACACCCCCGTACACCGAGATCGCCGCCTACCTCCGGCTCCACCGCGACCGCGTCGAGCCGGTGTTCCGCACCCTGGCGTACTTCGACGGGGCCCACCACGCCACCCGGGCCACCGCCCCGGCGCTGTTCTCCATCGCGATGGCGGACGACATCTGTCCGCCCTCCACCTGCTTCACGGCCTACAACCGGTACACGGGCCCCAAGGAGGTGCGCGTCTACGAGTTCAACGGGCACGAGGGCGGCGCCGAACACCACCGGGCCGAACAACTGGCCTGGGTGCGCGCCCTGTTCGCCGGCCTCCCGGCCGAAAGCTCCTGAACTCCGACCGCTTGGTCCGCACGTCTCCCCTCACGAGAAGAGAGATCGTCCATGCAGCGCAGAGTCACCGTCGCCATGCTGTCCGCCGCCCTCCTGGTGGCCACCACCGCCGGCACCGCCCACGGCGCACCGGCCGCCGCCCCCGGCGAACTGACCTCGAAGGACATAGCGACCCAGGGCGTCGGATCCCCCCACTACCGCATCCCCGCGCTCACCACCTCCGTCAAGGGCACGGTGATCGCCGCCTACGACACCCGCCCCACGCTCGGCGACCTCCCCGGCAATCTCGGCGTCGTCGTACGCCGCAGCACCGACGGCGGCACCACCTGGGGGGGCCAGCAGGTCGTCCGCAAGGAGGCGGCCCCCAAGGGCTTCGGCGACCCCAGCCTCCTCGTGCACCGCACGACCGGCCGGATCTTCGTCTTCTACGCGGGCTCCGTCAACCAGGGCTTCTTCGGCTCGGCCACCGGCAACGACGAGAGCGACCCGGACATCCTCCAGGCCGACTACAGCTACTCGGACGACGACGGCGTCACCTGGACCCACCGCCGCATCACCCAGCAGATCAAGAACCCCGCCTGGGCCGGTATGTTCGCGGCCTCCGGCGAAGGCATCCAGGTGCGCCACGGCGCGTACAAGGGCCGGCTGATCCAGCAGTACGCCATCCGGAACAACGGCGCCAACTACGCCGTCAGCGCCTACAGCGACGACCACGGCGCTACCTGGGAGATGGGCACCCCGGTCGGCCCGGGCGGCGACGAGAACAAGACCGTCGAGCTCAGCGACGGCCGGATCATGCTCAACAACCGCTCCGCGCCCTACCGGACCGTCGCGTACTCCAGCGACGGCGGTGTCACCTACACGCCGTTCACCCAGGACACCAACCTGCGCGACCCGGCGAACAACGGCTCGATCATCCGGTACGCACCGGACGTGCCGGCCTCCCATCCCCAGGCGTCGTGGCTGCTGTTCAGCAACACGGACAGCACCTCGCGGAAGAACCTCACCGTGAAGATGTCCTGCGACAACGGGAAGACCTGGCCGATCAAGAAGGTCGTCAACCCCGACAGCGCCGCCTACTCGACGCTGACCCGGCTGCCGGACGGCCGGCTCGGACTGCTCTACGAGCGCGCCGACTACCGGCACATCACCTACTCCTCGTTCGACCTGAAGTGGCTCGGCGGCACCTGCGCGGACATCACCATCACGCCCCCGGCCACGCTGAAGGCGGGGACGGCCACCGAGGTGACCGTGCGGGTGGTCAACCGGATGGACGTCACCCGCAACGCGGGCACGCTCGACCTGACCGTGCCCGGCGGCTGGACGACCCGCCAGGTGGCGTTCCCGGCGCTCAGGCCCGGGGAGGGGGCGAACATCAAGGTCCCGGTCACGATCCCGGCGGGCGCGTCCGGCACCGCCGGACTGACGGCCACCTACAGGGCCGACGGCAAGCAGGCGTCCGGAACCCGGTCGGTGACCGTGACCCCGTAACCGCCCCGGGCCTGAGGGCTGTCCGCCGGAAAGTGCGGGCAGCCCTCAGGGCCGCTCCAGACGGGAGCGGATGCCGTCGAAGTGGGCGCGCATCGCCGACGCCGCCCGGGCCCCGTCGCCCGCCGCCACCGCCGCGACGATCGCGTGGTGCTGGGCGCACGTGACGCCGGGGTCCTGGTGGCCGTCGTCCGTGCTGGCGCGCACCCCGTCCATCGCCGCCCAGAACGCGTCCAGCACCTCGCTGAGCAGGTGGTTGTCGAGCGAGGCGTAGAGCGCCAGATGGAAGGCGCGGTCGGTCGCCCGGGCGACCCGGCCGTCCCGGGCGGCCTCGGCCTCCATCGTGGCGACCAGCCTCCGCAGCACCGCCAGGTCCTCGGCGGGAATGCCCGCGCTGACGGCGCCGACCAGCCCGGTCTCCAACGCCTCGCGCACCTTCATCAACTCCAGCAGCCCCGGCTCGCCCCGGCCGTGCCGCACGACCGCCCGGAAGGCCAGGCCCTCGGCGAAGGGTGTCAGCGAGAGCGAGCCGACGAAGGTGCCGAAGCCCCGTCGGATCTCCACGACGTTCATGGCCTGCAGCGCCTTGAGCGCCTCGCGCACCGAGACCCGCCCGGCGGCGAACAGCTCCATCAACTCGGGCTCGGTGGGCAGCGGATCTCCCGGGCCGAGCGCCCGGGCGAGGATGAGTTCCCTGATCCTCCGTTCGATGTCCTGCGCCATGGTGGGGCGGGCCACAACCGTCCTCCTGAGGTGTCGTCGGCCGCCGCGACCTCTTGACCGGCCGCCGGGGCATCGGCTTAAGCTAAGCCGGACGTAAGACATCTTACGTCTCATGTCCTGGTCTCGTCCTCACCTTCGGGCGAACGGCGAAAGACCGGCGTTCCGAGCGAGCTGGAGCTCTTCCACCATGTCCCTGACCGCACCGCTGCGCGGCGTCGTACCGCCGGTCTGCACTCCGCTCGACGACCGGGGCGAGGTCGACACGGCCTCCCTCACCCGGCTCGTCGGTCACCTCGTCGACGGCGGCGTACACGGCCTCTTCGCCCTCGGTTCGACCAGCGAGGTCGCCTACCTGACCGACGCCCAGCGCGCCACCGCCCTGAGGACCGTCGTCACCGCCGCCGCCGGACGGGTCCCCGTACTGGCCGGGGTCATCGACACCACGACCCCCCGGGTGCTCGCCCACGCCAGGACCGCCGCGGAACTGGGCGCCGACGCCCTCGTCGCGACGGCGCCCTTCTACACCCGCACCCACCCCACCGAGATCGCGCGGCACTTCCGGGGGCTGCGCGCGGGCGTCGACCTGCCGCTGTTCGCCTACGACATCCCGGTCGCCGTGCACTGCAAGCTCTCCGCCGCCCTGGTCCGCGAACTGGCCGGGGACGGCACTCTGGCCGGCCTCAAGGACAGCAGCGGCGACGAGGGCGGTCTGCGCGGACTCGTCGTCGCGCTCGGCGGACGCGAGGGCCGGGCACGGGGCCCCGCGCCGCACTTCAGCGTGCTGACCGGATCCGAACTCACCGTGGACGCGGCCCTGCTGGCCGGAGCCGACGGCGTCGTCCCCGGGCTCGGCAACGTCGATCCGGCCGGCTACGTACGGCTGTACGACGCCGCGCGAGCGGGGGACTGGGCGCTCGCCGCCCGCGAACAGGAGCGGCTCGTCGAGCTGTTCGCCATGGTCGACGTCGGCCCCGAGCAGGAGATGGGCCGCAGCTCGTCGGCGCTCGGAGCCTTCAAGGAGGCGCTGCGGCTGCTCGGCGTCATCGACCGAGGCGCCACCGCCTTCCCGCAGATCCCGCTGTCCGCCGCGGCCGTCGCATCCGTCGCGGAGCGGCTGCGCGGCGCCGGTCTGCCGCCGGTCCGATGAACGGGCTGACGACCGGGCCGACGACCGGAGTTGTGGTCATCGGCCTCGACCTCGGGGGCACGAAGATCGCGGCGGCCCTCTTCGCCCCCGACGGCGAGGCGCTGGCCCGGCACACCCGGGCCACCCCCGCCCGGGACGGCGCCGCCGCCGTGCTCGACGCGCTCGCCGCTGCGGCGGCCGAGGTCGACCCCGACGGCCTGGCCTCCCTGGTCGGCATCGCCGCCGCCGGGGTCGTCGACCCCCGCAGCGGCATGGTCACCAGCGCCACCGACTCCATCCGGGGCTGGGCCGGCACCGCCCTCGGCACCGGCCTCGCGAACCGTACGGGCCTGCCGGTGGCCTGCGACAACGACGTGCGCGCCACAGCGGGACCCGAACTCGCCGCCCTGGCCGGCAGCCACGGTTCGCTGCTGTACGCGGCCGTCGGCACGGGGGTGGGCGGCGCCCTCGCCGTCGACGGGCGGATGCTGCACGGCGCCGCCGGAATCGCCGGCCACCTCGGCCATCTGCCCAGCGCCGAGGCGGCCGGACTGCCCTGCACCTGCGGCGCCACCGGACACCTGGAGGTCATCGCCTCCGGCCCGGGCATCGCCGCCCACTACGCACGGCTCACCGGCACCCGGCCCGACCGGCTCGAAACGGTCGCCGCCCGGGCCGCCGCAGGCGAGCAGGCTGCCGTACGGGCCATCACCACCGGTGCGACGGCGGCCGGCCGGGTCCTCGGCGGCCTGGCCAACGCCCTCGGCCCCGACCGGGTCGTCGTCGGCGGCGGGGTCCCCCGTATCGGCGCGCTGTACCGCTCCGCGCTGGCCACGGCCTTCGCCGCCGAACTGATGCCGCCCCTGCGGGGACTCCTCCCCGAACCCCCGCTCCACGGCGCGGACGCCGCCGTACGGGGCGCGGCGGCCCTGACCGCCACCCTTCCCCTCCACCGTCCGGGAGCTCACCGATGAACGCACAGGATCTGGCCACCGCACTCCGGGGCCGTCTGATCGTCTCCTGCCAGGCGCCCCCCGGGGACCCGATGCGGGAGACCGCCACCCTCGTCCGCCTCGCGCTCGCGGCGGCCGCCGGCGGCGGCGCCGCGATCCGCGCCAACGAACCGGAGGTCGTCGCCGCGATCGTGGCGGCGGTGGACCTGCCGGTCATCGGCCTGTGGAAGGACGGAGACACCGGGGTGTACATCACCCCGACCGTCCGGCACGCCCTGGCCGTCGCCGCGTCGGGCGCCGCCGTGGTCGCCGCCGACGCCACCGACCGGCCGCGTCCGGACGGTTCCACCTTCGCCGAGCTCGTCGCCGCCGTCCACGCGGCGGGGGCCCTCGTCATGGCCGACGTCGCCACCCTCGCGGAGGGGATCGCCGCCGCCGGACAGGGCGCGGATTTCGTCTCCACCACCCTGTCCGGCTACGTGCCGGGGACCTCGAAGCAGACCGGGCCGGATCTGGACCTCGTGGCGTCCCTGTCGGCCGCGGTCTCCGTACCCGTCGTCGCCGAAGGGCGCGTCAACACCCCCGAGGAGGCCGCCGAGGCGCTCGCCCTGGGGGCCCACAGCGTCGTGGTCGGCACCGCCATCACCGCACCCACCGCCCTGACCGCCCGCTTCGCCGCCGCACTGGCATCCGAACCGGGCGGCGGCGCGGGCGAAACCGCTCGGGGCTGAACCGGCAGGCGGCTGCCCACCGGTCGCGCCCCACCCCGCCTCGGGGGCGCGACCACCGGTCTGAGACGCTGTCCGGCACCTGACCAGGTGTTCCGTCCGTCGGCCGCCCACCGAAACCTGACCAGGTGTTCCGTCCGTCCGGCGCCCACCGCACCTGATCCACCCGCAAGGAAGACATGCAGGGAGTCCTCACCGGCTTCACGGTGATCGCCACCGTCATCGCCGTCGGGTACGTCATAGGCCGCCGCGGATATCTGGGACAGGACGGCCGCACCGTGCTGACCCGGCTGGCCTTCAACGTGGCGACCCCGGCCCTGCTCTTCACCATGCTCGCGGGCGCGGACCTGTCCGTCGTCCTGTCGACACGCCTCCTGGTCACGGCGACGGCCACGGCCGCCGCGGCCGGAGTCTTCGTCGTGGTGGCCGGGCTCTTCCTGCGCTGGGACGCCGGACGGGTCACCATCGGCGCCCTGTGCTCCAGTTACGTCAACGCCGGGAATCTGGGCATCCCCATCGCCGTCTACGTCCTCGGGGACGCCTCGCTCGTCGCCCCGGTGCTGCTCCTCCAGCAGATCGTGGTGACCCCGCTGGCCCTGACCGTCCTCGACCTCGGCCGCCCCGGAGAACCGGTCTCGGTCCTCCGGCGGCTGACCACCCCGCTGCGCAACCCGATGGCGATCGGATCGCTGGCCGGTGTCGCCGTGGCCGCGTCCGGCCTGACCCTGCCCGGACCCCTGCTGGAGCCGCTCGTCCTCATCGGCAACATGTCGGTCCCCGCGGTCCTCCTCGCCTTCGGGATATCCCTGTACGGCGGCGAGCGTCCGGGCCGGGGGGAGGACCGGGTCGCGCTGTACCTGTCCGCCCTCCTGAAGACGGTCGCCCAGCCGGTCGTCGCCTGGGCCGTCGGCGCCGGGCTGTTCGGGCTGCGGGGCGAGGCCCTGCTGGCCGTCGTCGTGATCGCGGCTCTGCCGGCCGCCCAGAACCTCTTCACGTACGCCTCGCACTACGGGGTCGCCGAGCGGTTCGCCAGGGAGTCGATCCTGCTGTCCACCCTGCTCTCGGTCCCGGTGCTGATCGCCGTCGCCGCGCTGCTCGGGCCGTAGCCCCCGACCCGGTACCGGGTGTGGCGCAGACCACTCCCGGATGAGAACCCGGGGGCCCCGCCCCGTGACGGCGGCGTTCCTGCTCCGGAACGCCGCCGGGCTGGCCGGTCTCGCCGCGCCCGGGGCCGTCGCCGGGAGCGTCCCGGCCCCGCCGGTCGCGGCTACTTCGTGATGCCGTGCTCCGCCGCCCAGTCGTTCGCGACGTCCTCGGGGTCCTGCCGGTCCTTGTCCACCAGGCGGTTGAGCTCGGTGAGGTCCTTGGTCGTCAGTACGGCCCCGAGGCGGGCGAGCGCCTTGCGGACCGTCGAGTCGGCCTTGCGGTCGGCGATGAGCGGAACGACGTGCTGGCCGGGGATCAGGTTCTTGGGGTCGGTGAGGACGACCCAGCCCTCGGCGGCGATGTCGGTGTCGGTGGTGAAGAGGTTCGCCACGTCCACGTCGCCCTTCTTGAGGGCTCCCTTGACCAACGGGCCCGAGGAGTCGAGGGACTTGAACTCCTTGAACTCCACGCCGTACACGTCCTTGAGGCCCACCGAGCCCACCGTGCGCTTCTTGACCTCGGGGGCCGCGCCGATGACGAGCTTGCCGTTGTGCCGCGCGAGGTCGGCCAGGGACTTCAGACCGTACTCCTCGGCGGTCTCCTTGGTCACCGCGAAGGCGTCGGCGTTCTCCGCCTCGCCGTACGGGAGGATCTGGAGGCCGCGCGGCAGGAGCATCGCCAGGGCGTTCTGCATCGTGCCCTCCTCGGTGGCCGTGGCCTCGGCGTCGAGGTAGTGCAGCAGCGCGCCCTGGTACTCGGGCAGCAGATCGATGTCCCCGCCCTTCAGCGCGGGGATGAGGATCTCGCGGGTGCCCAGGTTGGGGCGGACCTTCGTCTTCACCCCGGAGGCTTCGAGCGTCGCGGCGTAGAGGTACCCGAGGACCTGGTTCTCGGTGAAGTTGGCGGTGCCGATGGTGACGCCGCCCTCGCTGGAGCCCCCGCCCCCGCCGCCGGCCCCCTCCCCGTCGAGGGAGGTGATGCCGCCGCCGCACGAGGCGAGCGCGGGGACGGTGGCGGCGGCGAGGAGTCCGCCGAGGAGGTTTCTGCGGTTCATGGGGGGCTCCTAGGCCTGGGTCCGCGGGGCGGGGCGGTGGCGGAAAAGGACGCGTTGGAGGGCGGAGAGCGCGAGATCGAGGACGACGGCGACGAGCGCCACGAGCACGGCGCCGCCGAGCACCTGCACGAGGTCGCGCTGGGCGAGCCCGTCGAAGACGTACCGGCCGAGCCCGCCGAAGGAGACGTACGCGGCGATGGTCGCCGTCGCGACGACCTGGATGAGCGCGAGCCGGAGCCCGGTCATGATCAGGGGCAGCGCGAGGGGCAGTTCGACCTGGAGGAGAACCTGGTACCAGCGCATTCCCTGGCCGCGCGCCGCGTCCCGCACCTCCGGGTCGACCGCCGTCATCCCGGCGTAGGTGTTGGTGACGATGGACGGCACCGCGAGCGCCACGAGGGCGATGTAGACCGGCCACATCGACAGGCCGCTGGCGAGGAAGACGAGGACCACGAGACCGACCGTGGGCAGCGCCCGCCCGAAACTGGACAGATTGATGGCGATGAACGCGCCGCGCCCGGTGTGGCCAATGAGCAAACCGATCGGCAGGGCGATGGCGGCGGCGACGAGCGTGGCGAGCAGCGAGTACTGGAGGTGCTCGGCGAGGCGGTGCCCGATGCCGTCGGAGCCGGTCCACTGCTCGGCGCCGACCAGCCAGTCGCCGAGGCCCTTGAGGAGTTCGTACATGAGGTCAGGCCTCCTGCTTCTGCCGGCGGGTCCACGGCGTCAGGACGTACTGGAGGGTGACGAGCAGGGCGTCCGCGACGAGTGCGAGGAGCAGGGTCAGGACGACGCCGACGATGACGGGGGTGGGGAAGTTGCGCTGGAACCCGTCGGTGAAGAGCTGCCCGAGCCCGCCGTCGCCGATGTACGTGGCCACGGAGACGAGGGAGATCGCCATCACCGTCGCGATCCGTACACCCGCCATGATCACGGGGAGCGCGAGGGGCAGTTCGACGGTGAGCAGGGTGCGCAGCGGCCGGGAGCCCATCGCCTTCGCGGCTTCCTTCGTCCGGGCGGGGACGGAGTCCAGGCCCTCGACGGTGTTCCGCAGGAGCACGACGAGCGTGTAGATCGTCAGTCCGACGACGGTGGTGGTGCGGGTGAGCCCGCTGACCGGCAGGAGCAGCACGAACACGGCGATGGACGGGATCGTGAACAGGACGTTCGACAGCCCGAGGAGCAGCCCGCGCAGCCTGCGCACCCGGTGGGCCACCACGGCCAGGGGGAGCGAGACGATCAGCCCGAGGAGCACGGCGGTCAGGGCGGCCTGGAGGTGGGAGAGCGTGAGGGCGGTGAGATCGTCGGTGTGGTCGCCTATCCACGACCAGTCGACACTCACGCCGCCACCGTGCTCGCCGCGCCGTGCACCTGGCCCGCACGCTCGTGGATGTCCTCGCGGGACGTCACGCCGGTGAGGACGCCGTCCGCGTCGACCCGGGCGACCAGGCCGCTCGGCGCGGCGATCGACTCGTTGAGCGCGGAGAGGAGCGAGTCGGCGTCCCGCAGGGGCCGGACCGGCGTCTCCGTGTCCGTCTCCTCGTCGCGCCAGGCCAGCGGCTTGCGGGCCGCGTCGAGGGTGAGCTGCCAGCGGCCGCCTTCGGGGGCGGGGCCCTGGGCGACCTCTTCGAGCGTCGTCAGGGAGAGCAGCTTCAGGCCGCGCTCCGCGCCGAGGAAGTCCGCGACGAACGCGTCCGCAGGGCGGGCCAGGAGCTCGGCGGGGGAGGCGCACTGGACGAGGTGGCCGCCGGTGCGGAAGACGGCTATGCGGTCCCCGAGCCGTACGGCCTCGTCGATGTCGTGCGTGACGAAGACGATCGTCTTGTTCAAATCGCGCTGAAGTCGGAGCAGTTCGTCCTGGAGCTGTGTGCGGACCACCGGGTCGACGGCGCCGAAGGGCTCGTCCATCAGGAGGACCGGCGGGTCCGCCGCGAGTGCGCGCGCCACGCCGACGCGCTGCTGCTGGCCGCCGGAGAGCTGGTGCGGGTAGCGCTTCCCCGCATCGGCGGCGAGGCCGACGGTCTCCAGGAGTTCCGCCGCCCGGGCCCGCGCCTTTCTGCGGCCCCAGCCGAGCAGCAGCGGTACGGTCGCGATGTTGTCCAGGACGGTGCGGTGCGGGAAGAGTCCGGACTGCTGGATGACGTAGCCGATGGAGCGGCGCAGCTCGGCGGCGTCCTGCTCCAGGACGTCCTTGCCGCCCACGCTGATCGTTCCGGAGGTCGGCTCGACCATCCGGTTGATCATGCGGAGCGTGGTCGTCTTGCCGCAACCGGAAGATCCGACGAGGACGGTCACGCCCCCTTCCGGCAGGTCGAGCGTGAGGTCGTGCACTGCGGTCGTGCCGTTCGGGAAGCGCTTGTGGGCCTTGTCGAATTGGATCATGAGGAGTCCCTTGCCCGGCTGCATATCATCATGCAGAGTTCTCGGTGACTGAATAGGTTGTCAATAGGTCGTCGCCGTGCGGGTGTAAATCCCCGGTCACCAGTGGCCGCAGGACAAGACGGAGCGCCCGACAGAGGAGGAATTACTACGGATGTCGTCTCATATCTCGGGCAGGGCGGTAGACGGCAATGGTGCGATCGTCATCCTGGACGGCCGCCGCATGAGGGTCGCAGATGTCGTACGATTGGCCGAATCCGCCGCCCGGCCCGTTCCGGGGACCGAGGGCCTGAAGCGCGTGGAAGCCTCCTGGAACGCCGCGCGGGAAATAGCTTCGTGGGGCCGCGTCTACGGTCGTTCCACCGGCGTGGGGGCGAACCGGAATGAGACCGTGCCCACGGAGGCGGCTTCCGGACACGGACTGCGCCTGCTGCGCAGCCACGCCGGGGCGATCGGCGAGGAGCTCCCCGCGCGGCAGGTCCGCGCCATGCTCGCCGTCCGCGCCAACCAGCTCCTCGCCGGCGGCGCCGGGCTTCGCCCGACCGTCGTCACCGCGCTCTGCGAGGCCCTGGAGACGGGCGCCTACCCGAAGGTCAACGAGTTCGGCTCGGTCGGCACCGGCGACATCGCCGCGCTCGCGCAGCTGGGCCTGGCGCTGGCGGGCGAACACCCCTGGCAGGGCGCCGGGACCGCCCCCGCACCGCAGCCCCTCGACAACAACGACGCCCTCGCCCTGATCAGCAGCAACGCGCTCACCCTCGGCCAGTCCGCCCTCGCCCTGCACGAGCTGCGCACCCTGATCGCGGCCACGCAGGTGGTGGCGGCCCTGTCGCTGATGGCGATCGACGGGAGTTACGAGGCCTACGCGCTGCCCGTGCACGAGGCGCGGCGGCACCCCGGCTCGTACGCGGTCGCGGAGCGGATGCGGCTGCTGCTCGGCGCCCCCGACCGCCCCACACCACCGCTCGGCCGGATCCAGGACCCGTACGGCTTCCGCTGCGTGCCCCAGATCCATGGACCCGCGCACGATGCGGCGGACGCGCTCGACGAGGTCCTCGCGGTCGAGATCAACGCGGCGGCCGAGAACCCGCTGATCTCGGCCGACGATATGGCCGCCTACCACCACGGCGGCTTCTACCTCGCCCAACTCGCCCTCTCCCTGGACCACTTCAGGCTCGCGGTGAC from Streptomyces sp. CA-278952 carries:
- a CDS encoding aromatic amino acid ammonia-lyase, yielding MSSHISGRAVDGNGAIVILDGRRMRVADVVRLAESAARPVPGTEGLKRVEASWNAAREIASWGRVYGRSTGVGANRNETVPTEAASGHGLRLLRSHAGAIGEELPARQVRAMLAVRANQLLAGGAGLRPTVVTALCEALETGAYPKVNEFGSVGTGDIAALAQLGLALAGEHPWQGAGTAPAPQPLDNNDALALISSNALTLGQSALALHELRTLIAATQVVAALSLMAIDGSYEAYALPVHEARRHPGSYAVAERMRLLLGAPDRPTPPLGRIQDPYGFRCVPQIHGPAHDAADALDEVLAVEINAAAENPLISADDMAAYHHGGFYLAQLALSLDHFRLAVTQVARLSTSRLSTLNEPGFTRLRPFLTDGEPASSGVMILEYAAGAALGDLRAFSAPASLGHAVLSRGVEEQASFASLAARQTLRACQAFRLVVGCELVAAVRALRQRELRLDPELPVGRALELAASVLDAEPADRPLTDDVAAAAGLLDRFAELGPGALTRR
- a CDS encoding ABC transporter ATP-binding protein, with the translated sequence MQPGKGLLMIQFDKAHKRFPNGTTAVHDLTLDLPEGGVTVLVGSSGCGKTTTLRMINRMVEPTSGTISVGGKDVLEQDAAELRRSIGYVIQQSGLFPHRTVLDNIATVPLLLGWGRRKARARAAELLETVGLAADAGKRYPHQLSGGQQQRVGVARALAADPPVLLMDEPFGAVDPVVRTQLQDELLRLQRDLNKTIVFVTHDIDEAVRLGDRIAVFRTGGHLVQCASPAELLARPADAFVADFLGAERGLKLLSLTTLEEVAQGPAPEGGRWQLTLDAARKPLAWRDEETDTETPVRPLRDADSLLSALNESIAAPSGLVARVDADGVLTGVTSREDIHERAGQVHGAASTVAA
- a CDS encoding ABC transporter substrate-binding protein, whose translation is MNRRNLLGGLLAAATVPALASCGGGITSLDGEGAGGGGGGSSEGGVTIGTANFTENQVLGYLYAATLEASGVKTKVRPNLGTREILIPALKGGDIDLLPEYQGALLHYLDAEATATEEGTMQNALAMLLPRGLQILPYGEAENADAFAVTKETAEEYGLKSLADLARHNGKLVIGAAPEVKKRTVGSVGLKDVYGVEFKEFKSLDSSGPLVKGALKKGDVDVANLFTTDTDIAAEGWVVLTDPKNLIPGQHVVPLIADRKADSTVRKALARLGAVLTTKDLTELNRLVDKDRQDPEDVANDWAAEHGITK
- a CDS encoding ABC transporter permease; protein product: MSVDWSWIGDHTDDLTALTLSHLQAALTAVLLGLIVSLPLAVVAHRVRRLRGLLLGLSNVLFTIPSIAVFVLLLPVSGLTRTTTVVGLTIYTLVVLLRNTVEGLDSVPARTKEAAKAMGSRPLRTLLTVELPLALPVIMAGVRIATVMAISLVSVATYIGDGGLGQLFTDGFQRNFPTPVIVGVVLTLLLALVADALLVTLQYVLTPWTRRQKQEA
- a CDS encoding ABC transporter permease, whose translation is MYELLKGLGDWLVGAEQWTGSDGIGHRLAEHLQYSLLATLVAAAIALPIGLLIGHTGRGAFIAINLSSFGRALPTVGLVVLVFLASGLSMWPVYIALVALAVPSIVTNTYAGMTAVDPEVRDAARGQGMRWYQVLLQVELPLALPLIMTGLRLALIQVVATATIAAYVSFGGLGRYVFDGLAQRDLVQVLGGAVLVALVAVVLDLALSALQRVLFRHRPAPRTQA